In a single window of the Gossypium hirsutum isolate 1008001.06 chromosome A13, Gossypium_hirsutum_v2.1, whole genome shotgun sequence genome:
- the LOC107918407 gene encoding uncharacterized protein, translated as MASCIAPVSISGGSHLQASEICFAKSSTFGKTPSLAVQRKPMASNHRFSVCAEYRDGTKGGGNDFAAGFLLGGALFGTLGYIFAPQIRRSLLNEDEYGFRKAKRPIYYDGGLEKTRQTLNAKIRQLNSAIDNVSSRLRGGNNSPSVPVETDPEVEATM; from the exons ATGGCTTCCTGCATCGCTCCCGTTTCCATCTCAG GTGGTTCTCATCTTCAGGCAAGTGAAATTTGTTTCGCTAAGTCCAGCACCTTTGGCAAAACACCAAGTTTGGCAGTTCAGAGGAAACCAATGGCATCCAACCATCGGTTTTCTGTTTGTGCAGAGTACCG TGATGGCACCAAGGGTGGAGGAAACGATTTTGCTGCTGGTTTTCTTTTAGGAGGTGCTTTATTTGGAACTCTGGGATATATTTTTGCACCACAG ATTAGAAGATCCCTGTTAAATGAAGATGAATATGGATTCCGGAAGGCAAAGCGACCAATTTACTATGATGGAGGTTTAGAG AAAACGAGGCAGACCCTGAATGCAAAAATCCGCCAACTCAATTCTGCGATTGACAATGTATCCTCGCGTTTGAGAGGTGGAAACAATTCACCAAGTGTGCCGGTTGAGACAGACCCTGAAGTAGAAGCTACTATGTAA
- the LOC107920016 gene encoding growth-regulating factor 4, whose amino-acid sequence MNSGGGGGGGGAESGGVGMVAMRSSSSSSSPFTVSQWQELEHQALIFKYMMAGLPVPPDLVLPIQKSFESISHRFFHHPTMGYCSFYGKKVDPEPGRCRRTDGKKWRCSKDAYPDSKYCERHMHRGRNRSRKPVESQTMAQSLSTVTSLTVSGSTTGGGGTGTASFQSLPLHAFGGTQVTALATGQSNYHVESIPYGIPRKDYRSQGIKPDAGGHSFISEALGSNRDTWPLMQSRVSSFPQSKSDGNPILLNDYPQLSFFSDFNSGETVKHEGQSLRPFFDEWPKTRDTWSALEDDRSNQTSFSTTQLSISIPMASSDFSTTSSHSPHGEFQTP is encoded by the exons ATGAATAGTGGCGGTGGTGGAGGTGGTGGGGGGGCTGAGAGTGGCGGTGTAGGGATGGTAGCAATGAggtcgtcatcatcatcatcatcaccatttACAGTGTCACAGTGGCAGGAGCTGGAACATCAAGCTTTGATCTTTAAGTATATGATGGCAGGTTTGCCAGTACCACCTGATCTTGTGCTCCCTATTCAGAAGAGCTTTGAGTCCATATCTCATAGGTTCTTTCACCACCCTACCA TGGGGTATTGTTCCTTTTATGGGAAGAAGGTGGATCCGGAGCCAGGACGATGTAGGAGGACCGATGGCAAGAAATGGCGGTGTTCCAAAGATGCGTATCCGGACTCAAAGTATTGCGAGCGCCATATGCACCGTGGCCGTAACCGTTCAAGAAAGCCTGTGGAATCACAAACTATGGCACAGTCATTATCTACTGTGACATCATTGACTGTTTCTGGTAGTACTACCGGTGGTGGTGGGACTGGGACGGCAAGCTTCCAGAGCCTTCCATTACATGCCTTTGGTGGTACGCAAGTCACTGCTTTGGCAACCGGCCAGTCTAATTATCATGTGGAGTCAATCCCCTATGGAATCCCGAGGAAAGATTATAG GTCTCAAGGAATAAAACCCGATGCGGGTGGGCATAGTTTCATCTCTGAGGCTTTGGGAAGCAACCGGGACACATGGCCTCTAATGCAATCTAGAGTCTCTTCATTTCCTCAGTCAAAATCCGATGGCAACCCCATCTTACTGAATGATTACCCTCAGCTTTCATTTTTCAGCGATTTCAACTCAGGAGAAACCGTGAAGCACGAGGGTCAATCTCTTCGGCCGTTCTTTGACGAGTGGCCTAAAACCAGGGACACCTGGTCAGCTCTTGAAGACGACAGATCCAACCAGACCTCATTTTCTACAACACAGCTATCGATATCCATTCCAATGGCATCATCTGACTTCTCCACAACTAGTTCTCATTCTCCACACGGTGAGTTTCAAACTCCATAG